TGAAGCAGTCCCATTGAGAACAGTTGGGCTGGTGACGCACACGGCTGGAATGGTGTTGGCCACACTCCCAGACAAAGCTGCCTGGGTTGGTGCCTCAGTTcctggcactgtctgtctgttgtcagagTCAGGGCCAGTAGAGGGACATGCCAGCACTGACTCAACTTTTTCCTGATCACTTGCACAACCCACAGGGCTGACACCACCACTGACTGCAAGCACATTCACTGGGCTAGCCATTCCTCGGCCACCTTTCTCCGGACTGTCCTTGTCACGTGGCAACATCTCTTGACTGCCGGTCCTCTGCAGGCTGTTGCCACTGACAGCTTTGGACAGATCTTCTGGAGCAGAACCAATAGAATGTCTTCGTTCCTGTGGAGACCCTTTCCACTTCATAGCGGTGGTGGGTGTCACTGCCGATTCCTCGCTAGTGCTGTCGCACATACTGGAACTGACGCTGGCAGCCTGGGAGGAGTCCACACTCTGTCGAGGGGTGTTGGCAGAGGCTATGGAAGCATAAGACACAGGATAATTGACTCGGCCTTTGTTCCCTTTCCCTTGGACAGCAGGCAGAGACTTGCTGGAGgccttgtcactgtctctgtcaaagGAAAGCTGGCCAACGCCACAAGGCAAATCTTCCAAAGAACGAGCCTCCTGGCCCAGAAACGGGAAGAGACCACAGCTGCGATCAGATGGGTTCAAAGCAGGAAAAGCAGACTGGCTCAGATCCTGCTCAGTCTCCGGTCTTCCTACCCTTGCCTCTTTTTCCAGTGAAGAGggagcaggtggtggtggtgatgatgagtaaTGATGCTGATGAGACTGAGTGGTGGTACGCCATCCATATGTTGTTTCCCGGTGACTGTGTCTGTTGTAAGAGTAAGTTTCTGATGAAACctgagaaggaggggagagatcaGGATCTTTATGTGTATAGAGGTGACTAGAGGTCTGTGCATTGGTATTATTGTTTCTGCTTTGCACTCCACGTTTCTTCCTTTTTGTAGATACAACCGTAATAAAATTGTCATCTTGAGCATTAACAGGACTAATGTCGTGTGTGACTGGTGAATCTAGTGAGGCTGAAGAATTGTCTTCAACTGATGCTTTCTCTGGGTCATCTGAAAGACAACCATTTGCACTGACAGATACTCTCTTCTCCTTCTGAACACCAGCCGAagacactctttcacacacactttctgcttTGCCAACCATTCTGGGTAACTTACCCTTGGACTTTTTGCTTACATAGTTATTGTCTGTACTGTGAGCACCATCTTTCTTATGATTGTTGGTGCCCCCATTCTTACCTTTGCCTTTCCCTTCGCCAGGTAGAACACCCTTATCTTTCCCTTCTACAGTTGGCACACCCTTGTCTTTCTCTTCTACAACTGACATGTCCTTGTTTTTCCCTTCTCCACTTGACATACCCTTGTTTTTCCCTTCTAAAGTTGGCAcaccttttttctcttctccagTTGGCACAACTTTGTCTTTCCCATCTCCACTTGGCACTATTTTCTCACCATTTTCAGATTTGGCAATGGAAAGAATGTGGTTTGGCTGAGTTTCTGTCTTTACAGTACTGTGGGCTGACTTTGCCAGGATGCTGTTTGAAGTATGGTTCTCCACAGTTTTGGGGCTTTTGGGTGAAGCTATCTCTAAAGGGTCCAGCTGCTTTTCGGAAGCCGGAGAGTTCCCCATCTCCACTGGAACTTCCTGCACTACCTCAGAACTTGCTTCCTGGTCTTCTCCGTGGTTCTGCTTACCTGCTGTCTGCCCGCTGGCAGCCAGAGATGGCAAGTGGTCATCTATACTGGAATATGTGGTGAAAGATTCTGTCGATCTCAACAACTGTGTTGTCTCAGATGCCGGAGTGAGACCATCCTCTGCATTCTCTCCAACTCCTGTCGTTGTCAACTGCTTTGAGCTGGTCTTGGATTTGTCATTTTTATGAGAAGTAATGTTCACTGGAGCAGTTCCATGATCACCACTGTCTGCTAAATGAAGTCCACGCTTTTTCAGTgtcttttgatttatttcattgttaATGTATTTCACAAGCTGATTAACGTCTTTGCAGTCTCCTACATAGTCAGGGCAATTCTGAGCCTCAACGGTTGATTTGGTCTGACCACCTTTCCTGGCGCGTTTACGTTTCTCTGCAGAACCATTTCCAACAAGGCTGGAGGAGTGTTGGGGGTCTTCAGATTTATTGCCCATGCCGTGACGGTCCCCCTTCTGAGTCGCCGAGTCATTGTTTGAGGTGACAGAACCTGATTCTGTGGACGTCTTCTCCTGGGAGCTGGGTGACTGTCTCAAACGTTGGTAATCCTTACGAGTTACAGTCGGCAGAGGGTTACCATTTACGTCGCATGATTTGAGTAAGCTCTTCTCCTCTTGACCATtttcatctgaaacacacacactggacaagtCAGTCTTGTAGGCTTTAGTCCGCCAGGCAAATGGATATCTTTACAGTAATAAATGTGAACTGT
The DNA window shown above is from Babylonia areolata isolate BAREFJ2019XMU chromosome 29, ASM4173473v1, whole genome shotgun sequence and carries:
- the LOC143274663 gene encoding uncharacterized protein LOC143274663, whose protein sequence is MDMCEDYFADFDRYAFLLGSALRNDDLEQFFCIYDSIIPKELPSLKVEEIKERAREIADLPEEDFSQLVVKASDFSLAHGHPLPPPGVAMWTNGQVVSNHVAEKKAAQADVLSDVARCDQYRSAFSPPCQTSGMREDDSPASSVPSGTSVSSEEALDMEERGAHDYFPQPAPSQPTQHEADPADSSRYRVGKSLSVGDMYLADHFDEAVMVENDSDSIESPRSDASSGIQLPDPALSRRAEGRVGREGKPVPMGSLFEPQENVHKKLYGSSFLASTAGKRARSSSCHSTFSKESNPIGGGRVTTRDDSTYSRRLVGPSGRSRLSPDLADFIGVLPSTLDSALQSSSYNLSNKSVASDTAAGEGKKKKKKKKDSKDENGQEEKSLLKSCDVNGNPLPTVTRKDYQRLRQSPSSQEKTSTESGSVTSNNDSATQKGDRHGMGNKSEDPQHSSSLVGNGSAEKRKRARKGGQTKSTVEAQNCPDYVGDCKDVNQLVKYINNEINQKTLKKRGLHLADSGDHGTAPVNITSHKNDKSKTSSKQLTTTGVGENAEDGLTPASETTQLLRSTESFTTYSSIDDHLPSLAASGQTAGKQNHGEDQEASSEVVQEVPVEMGNSPASEKQLDPLEIASPKSPKTVENHTSNSILAKSAHSTVKTETQPNHILSIAKSENGEKIVPSGDGKDKVVPTGEEKKGVPTLEGKNKGMSSGEGKNKDMSVVEEKDKGVPTVEGKDKGVLPGEGKGKGKNGGTNNHKKDGAHSTDNNYVSKKSKGKLPRMVGKAESVCERVSSAGVQKEKRVSVSANGCLSDDPEKASVEDNSSASLDSPVTHDISPVNAQDDNFITVVSTKRKKRGVQSRNNNTNAQTSSHLYTHKDPDLSPPSQVSSETYSYNRHSHRETTYGWRTTTQSHQHHYSSSPPPPAPSSLEKEARVGRPETEQDLSQSAFPALNPSDRSCGLFPFLGQEARSLEDLPCGVGQLSFDRDSDKASSKSLPAVQGKGNKGRVNYPVSYASIASANTPRQSVDSSQAASVSSSMCDSTSEESAVTPTTAMKWKGSPQERRHSIGSAPEDLSKAVSGNSLQRTGSQEMLPRDKDSPEKGGRGMASPVNVLAVSGGVSPVGCASDQEKVESVLACPSTGPDSDNRQTVPGTEAPTQAALSGSVANTIPAVCVTSPTVLNGTASLTTTLTSSPNTHQSSNLSRSRGTQPSSGLRSQSVPGIPQSKTKTTKPANNGIKKKIVIFCDASEDENRNCGYSFGDLPVSWTSGGSLVMPSGSESVGSSVSVGKDIVTATRSPSARCPTAVANCSSISSTSTSHTISSNVEISDQHFPNLEMPSGGEVRDSAGSSHCKTIPVNASSGSASLRDQSSASDSKPSDFSVKCDVNPVNEATGGGAVPPSRVGPSGNNSVNTCDRDASKQAKGPHIAGLNGVIAGHSLVISRATEVAEQSPGDSAPAPIPANGSSSSSGFDAGAGRLKEADAQARAVPESLSVPLNSSPVQSPTDGERETAAQSTEDSSQAAGDHTALPPAKLSLPVYRPLQEPLDLTRQQIHEDNRRFLSKGWELFEDNMIKNANKVIIFSTDNWMLESSKGMK